One Bufo gargarizans isolate SCDJY-AF-19 chromosome 4, ASM1485885v1, whole genome shotgun sequence DNA window includes the following coding sequences:
- the LOC122935185 gene encoding uncharacterized protein LOC122935185: MKKKPYLYTRHLQFLLPIMDLRRTVDNLSDTSNPQALSGNLADRPGMSTDDIQAESEHPEAMGESSVASLSLLHQPLLERLQNPEEVTEVVDAIQEPVQANPEPSQQQRAAPASRSSGRRGQRVITDSGLDLRSQVDMMVMEYLNRNRSDGKEEVALKGLAPSLRRVPDERQTRCLSALVMVLDEFTDPEEPHDVLHFLEKRRDQRLKVITPHSRLNRLDTPIMHTPGLYTRELFDL, from the exons ATGAAAAAAAAACCCTATTTGTATACCCGACACCTTCAATTTCTTCTTCCAATAATGGATTTAAGAAG AACTGTGGACAATCTCTCGGACACTTCCAATCCACAAGCATTGTCCGGCAATTTGGCTGACAGACCAGGAATGTCCACAGATGATATCCAAGCGGAAAGTGAACATCCTGAGGCCATGGGGGAATCTTCCGTGGCTTCATTATCTCTCCTTCACCAGCCTCTGCTGGAAAGATTGCAAAATCCAGAAGAGGTCACAGAAGTGGTAGATGCTATTCAAGAACCAGTCCAGGCCAATCCAGAACCCAGCCAGCAACAAAGAGCAGCACCTGCTAGCCGTTCATCTGGCAGACGAGGCCAAAGGGTCATAACCGATTCCGGTTTAGATCTCCGTAGTCAGGTCGACATGATGGTTATGGAGTATTTAAACCGGAATCGGTCTGACGGCAAGGAAGAAGTAGCTTTAAAAGGGCTCGCTCCTTCCTTGCGCCGTGTGCCAGATGAACGGCAAACACGGTGCCTTTCTGCTCTGGTCATGGTACTAGATGAATTTACGGACCCTGAAGAGCCACATGATGTTCTGCACTTTTTAGAAAAGAGAAGAGACCAAAGATTAAAGGTCATAACTCCTCATTCCCGTCTTAACAGACTGGACACCCCAATTATGCACACCCctggcctatatactagggaatTATttgacttataa